Genomic segment of Streptococcus pneumoniae:
CTTGAACTGCTCATCGCCACGCTTGATTTTATCCATCAAGTAGCTATTTGACATAATACGAAATGTCTCTTGCATATTGTCATAATCTCTCTTAGAAAGGACTACAATGGTGTCTTCCACATCACGCGAGGTTACAATGAGCGCCTCAGCATCTTCATTCACCTGCTTCATGTAATGCTTCAGATTTTGTCTGAAATTTGAGTAAGCTACCGCTTCCATGGAATCATCTCCTTTTGTTTACTTGTACAATAAATTGTACCTCAAAAACATAGAAAAAGCAAGAATTTGTACAAGATATTGTCAAAAAAACGAAAACAAACAGCACAGAACTTCGTTAGAAATCCTGTGCTGTTTGTCTTATTTGGGATATTAAATCTTTTTATTCCCACTCGCTAATTGTCATATATTGATTGACTAGAATTGTTGATTTAATAGCGTTTGATAATACAATCTATTGTTTTAATTTAGTATAATTTGATTATTTTGTTGTTAAATTGTTGTTACTTCTGATGAATATAGTAAAGAAGTTCGTCAACTATTGTTTCGAGAATTTTTTCTTGATTTTTATTGAGATTATGCTGTTCTATCAATTCTGTTTGAAGTTCTGATAGAGTTTTTTTATCTTGTATACATTGTATCCATAGGGAGTGCTTAAAAATGTCTAGTTCGTTAGGAGAAAAACTTTCTATTTTGCTTAGCTTTATATCTCGTAAAGGCATGTAATCAATCAGCGCAAATTTAGTTTGTCCTAGTAGCTCATCAGTGGTAATATTAAATATTTTAGCTAATTTAATTATGTTATCAAGACTAGGTTCATTTTTTCCTGTTTCCCAATCACTATAGGAATTTTGCTTTATGCCAATTTGTTCTGCTAACTCTTTCTGAGTTAGTTTATTTTTTTTTCTAAGAGTTTTCAATTTATCAGTAAAAAATGTCATAATGTATCTCCAATCGTAAAAAACGATATTTTGTTGACAAATATCGTGAAACGCGTTAAAATAGTTGTATCGTATATAACGATATTCAAATTATACCAAACTATTCAACTGTTTGGCAAGTAGAAATGAGGTAACAGCCTATGATTGTATAAAAAAGTCTTTGAAAAGCAGAACTTCTCAAAGACTTACCAAAATAACTAACTTGATTATACCATATTTTAGAGAAAAGAGAAAAGGAGATGGAATGTTATAAAGATTTAAGAGATATTGCAAAAGCTACAGGAAAATCATACAGTTCGGTTAAAAAGTGGCGTTTAAAGGTTGAGGAACTAGCTGGCTATAAGTTTAAAATGACTAGAATGCGAGTGAGCCGTAGACGTGTACAAGATGTCTATCAGTTCACCGAAGAAGAGTTTGAGAAGTTTGTCAGATTGTCTAAAAGGATTGATGAGACAAATAACTTGGCGCAGTCTGTAGTGGAAATTTGGGGTGATTTAAAGGCTCGTAGAGAGCGTAAACTGTATCAAGATGTTGCTGATACAAAAGTTACCCTAAACAAGCTAGTAAAAGCTCACAACTCCAAAAATTTAATAATAACAGCCCTTCAAAATAGGGTAGAGAAACTAGAAGAAAGACTGGAAGTGCTGGAAGAAAATCAGTCTAAAGGCTTCTTCTCACGAAATAAAAAGAAAGAAAAAAGAGGTATTTAAGTTTGAAAAAAAATAAAAGCTAATTGATTTATTGTTTATCCTAATTTTGGGCGCACTAAAAAGAGGTGTTGAAACCTGATTTTTGAGATTAAGCGACATTGAATCCGTGCTGTTGTGCAAAACGAACAGCGTCTTGAACAGACATCGTTTTATCAGGATTTCGTATTTCGGTCAGTCCTTGTAAAACAGGATTGTAGTCTTCTTGTTTCCGTAGCACTTGGTACACAGAAACCAGTAATCTGCGACAGATAGCGATGATAGCTTTTCTGTGCCCACGACGTTTCTTTAGCTTGAGATATTTGTTTCTGAATTCAGGATGTTTATCAGACCTAACAATAGCATTAGCAATTTGAACGAGAAAAGGTTTGAGGTATTGTCCACCTTTAGAAATACGAGTAGAATATTTCTTCCCCGCACTTTCATTGTTGGCAGGGACAAGTCCAGCCCAGGAACAGAGTTTTCCAGCAGAATCAAAGACAGTCATATCGTCCCCTATTTCAGAAATGATTCTGAGTGCAGAGAGTTCCTCTTTGAAACCAGGCACAGTTTGAATTAACTTGACCTGTTCTTGATATTCTTTTCCCAATTCCCGAATCATTGCTTCTAAGTCTTCTTTACAGATAGCTAGGGCATCATAGTGGGCTTTGATGACTCTGATTTTCTCAGCTTGTTCAGGTGTTAATTCGCCTTCCGTAGCGATTTCCAAGTCTTGCACTTTATCCTTCATTCTCTTGTGAACGAGTTGTTCAATGTTTGGTTTCTCTTCAGGATTGTCAAGGATGCTTGTAATAATAGCTTGAGCACTCTTTCCGAAGACATCGGAAACGACACTTGCAATTTGAAGATTAGACCAAGTTAGGCAGTTTTGGTAACGATTTTTCTCGCTAACTTGAAGTTGTGTTAATTTCATTCGATAGCGAAATAGGTCACGTAATTGTCTGATTTTGAGCGGGGGAATAAAGCTAGAAGCAACTAAATCATGCTTGAAGAGGTCGGCTATCCATTGCGCATCTTTCTTGTCGGTTTTCTTTCCTCGAATAGCTTTGACATATTTGGGATGAGCTAAGCAGACATTGGTCTGTTCTTCTAGGATATTGAAAACAGGAATCGAGTATTTACCAGTAGATTCCATACAGACATCGAAGCAGGAATAATATTCCAACCAATCACGTAGCTGAGTGAGTCCATTGGTAAAGGTGGAGAAGCGTTTACGATGGTACTCAGTAATTCCTTGACTATTGGTGATGGCAATAACTGCTACGACAAAAGTTTTATGCACATCAATTCCACAACAATTAGGATAAACGATTTTTAACATAGGAGGAAACTCCTTTCTCAAAAGTAGAGAAGCTCCTATCCCTTGACTGCTCTTCCCTTTCACAAACGAGTCGCTTATCCAAGTATAAGTTTACGTGCTCTTAGTCACAGTTAGTTGTGCTTGATAGGAAGAACCACACCTATAATTATTCGAGGTAGTAGCTGAACTACTCACTTACTCTCCTCCCCGTGATTTGTAGTAGTGATAGGGCTTCTCACTGTTATTATAGACAAAAATAAAGAGCGTAGCACTTTTTCATTCAGTGTTGTGCCTTGAGTGAAACGAAAGGAATGAATTATAATTATGGCACAACCAACATGGAATCGTACACTATCAGAAGTATTACAACAAAATACGGTTCGGAAAACATTTACCAGTGAAAAGACAGGAAATGAATACGAAACTGATGTAATTGAAAAACTTGAAGTTGTCTCTACAGGTAGCGTAGAGGAAGTAGACGGCAAGTATAGTTATTCTGTAGTTGATACAGTTCATCAGCTAGAATACACTATCAAGACACAGAACGAAATTGAGGTATTCTTTGGAGCAGAACTTATCTTTAGTAATGTGACAGGTGGTATGACCAATAATGGTCGCGGTTGGTATAAAGCTGACAGTGTATCTTTGAAGAAGGAAACTCGTTGATTTATAGTGAAAACATAGCTTTTGGTGAGATGTAGCCCGCACCTTCGTTGTCGGGCGGAACGCCCCCGTCAGCGAAGGTGCGGTGCAACTACTAGCTCTCCAAAACCAAGCTATGTTTTCACTAAAGGAGTTTTCATAAGTTTTCATAATTTCGTTATTTCGATTTTAAAAGTTTACATAAATTTTGTCAAAAGTTTTTTTAGCGTTTCTATATATCCATAATGCCAAAACCTATGCGCGCGCCATTCTAGGACTTGACGATAGAATGGTGCAAAACCATTGACACCATTGGGTTTAAGACGGTTAGTCGCCCCTCAAAACGGGGCATTAAAAACCCTAAAAATGGTGAAAAAGGTTGGATATATTCTTGGATATATAGTGGATATATAGAAAGAAAAACGCTTCTATATATCCAAAAAGTGCCAAAATTTTGTGAAAAAAGTTTGAAAACAAAGCGAAAACACTGTTTTATTAGAGAGGAGAAAGATGAGTAGAAAACGAATTAGAAACAGACGATTTCTTTTTGAGCAACAGTTGAAATCGAACTATTGGAATTGGTCTCCCGAGGAGAAAAAGTTGCTTGATAATTGGCAAGAAAATAAGGATAAGATATTTAGACATATCTTTGATTGTATCCGCCATTTAGTAGAAGAAGATGAATTTGTGGAGTTTGCAATAGTTATCCATGATAAAGATGTATCGTATGGTACGAAACTAGTTGAACCGCATGTGCATGGCTATATTGATTTTCCAAAATTGGTTGACTTATCAAAGGTAGCTGGTGCATTAGGCTTGGAACGTGAACGCATTGAAACTCCTAAATCGAAGGGGGGGCGTAAATATACACGTATCAACGCTTTAGCTTATCTTATTCATGCCAAAGATAAAGATAAATACCAATATCCTGCAAGTGATGTAGAAACGTTTGATACGCTTGATTATGAAAGCTTTATCAACCAAAACAAGGAAGATTTTGAAAAATACTCTGCTACTAAAAAGCGTGAAAAATCAGATGAAAGCCTTGATTTAGTTTATGATAAAATTGTCCGTGGAGAATTGACTGAAGACGATATTTTAGATGATGAGAATTTAAGGTATTTATGGTCGCATAACCAACAAAAATTTGATGAAGCCTTTAAGGCTTACGGTAAAATTGCCTCTCGATTAACCTTAAAAGCTATCGAAAGAGGAGAGTTCCAACCAACTATCTTGTATATCCATGGTCACTCTGGTGTAGGTAAAACTAGTTTGGCAAATGAACTAATTACTAGAATTAGTGCGAAAGCAAAAAAAGTTGGCTATAACTGGAATAGATATGATGCGGGTACAAAAAATATTTTTGATGAATATTTTGGCGAAGAGATTATTTTACTTGATGATCCACGTTATGATAGTTTGTTACCGTCCGACTGGTTAAAATTACTTGACCCGCTCAATAAGTCGCATTTGTCAGCACGATATAAAAATAAATTAGTTATTGGTCGTATCATAGTCATTACAAACTATATGAGTTTGGGAGACTTTTTCGGACAAATACCTAAAGAAGATTTAAATCAATATTTGAGAAGATTTCATAATGTAATAGAGATTACAAAGTTAGGCTATGATAGGCAATATGAATTATCAGAAATACGGGAATTGTCTGTTCCAAATTCGACAGGATATAAAATTTTAAATTTTGGAGAGTTTGAAGTATTATCTAGTCAAAGTAAAGATGTATTTTTAGACGATGTTTTAGAACAGTATATCTATCCTAGGATTTTGCCAAAGAAAGTGAAAGATGTGACAGATGACTAGGAAGATAACTCTATTTATAAAATAAAAAAAAGATGCGTGAAAAACTAATCACACATCAAAATTCAAAACAATTAAATTATAACACGAAGGGAAAAGAAAAGCTATGTTTGTGGTCAAAAAAGATTTAATGAAACTCGGTTTTAGTTCTTGGCAAGCTATGATGTTGGTCAAACAAGCAAAGGCAAAATTAGCTAGTCAAGGTCTAACATGGTATGAAAGTAAGGGATTGGGTCGAGTACCTTTGGAAACAGTTGAGGAAATTTTGGGTGTAAAAATTGATGAAGAAACTTTAAAAGATACGGAAGTAGAAAAGCATGCCTAGACTTCCGAATATCTATTCAATGCAAAATGGAACGTTCAGAGCCTCTGTATCGCTTGGATTTGACCGTATAACAGGCAAAAGGATACAGAAGTTAAACGGCTTCAAAACGCAGAAAGAGGCGCAAGAATGGCGTTTACGTATGCTTGCTGATTTTGGGAAAGGTGCATTATCATCTAATAGCTCAATGACTTTTAAAAAGTTTTTAGAGGATTATTTTATTCCAGATTACCAAAGTCAGGTCAGACAACGAACTTTTGACATGACACGGTCAAAATTTAAAAGACTAGCCTACTTTGAAAATATGAAATTGTCGGATATCCTTGCTCCTCATGTAAAGCAATGGCAAAACGCTATGTTTGTTGAGGGGTTATCAAATAACTATATCCGATCCGTTCATCAAATTTTGCAACAGGTATTTGATTTAGCGGTTCGATTGGATATGCTAGCAAGTAATGTAGCCAAGCAAGTCGGCAATGTTAAGAAAGAGCGACCAAAAGTTGATTTTTGGACAGTTGAGGAGTTTCAACGATTTATTAGTACATTTGATAAGTCTAATATCTATGACTTACTCTATTTTACTACATTTTGGTTTTTCTTTATGACAGGGGTTCGTACAAGTGAGTTGCAGGCTCTTGAGTGGTCAAAGATTGATTTTGATAATGGCACAGTTTTGATAGATTGCTCAATGTATTATAAAAATCAAAAAGAGTGGTATATTACAGACACAAAATCAAGTTCAGGTATCAGGCTTTTATATCTTGATGAAGATACTTTAAAGCATTTGAAACATTGGAAACAAGCTCAATCTCAAATGGGAGAATGTAGACTTGTATTCTCACTAGCAGATAGTCCGCTGGTAAAATCGACGTTATAGTCGTTTAGTCTATAAACAGTATTTTAGACTTTCATAGATAGACTTGCCAGCTCTAAGTAGCTCCCGAACCTTATGTTTGAGATTCGCCCAATAGTGTTCAATTGGATTGAGTTCGGGCGAATAAGGAGGTAATGGAAAAAAATAATGTCCTTTGTCTATGGCGAGTTTATCTAACCTGGCTTTGGGGTGAAAGCTAGCATTGTCCATCACAATCAGATGGGGCTCTGACAAAGAAGGCAAGAGTTGCTTGTCAAACCACTTAGTAAAAAAGTCACTTGTCATGCTTTCTTTGTAAATCATAGGCGCAACAATATCCTGACCAACCAGCCCTGCAACGACAGATGTACGTTCAAAACGACGACCACTTATCTTGTCATAGACCTTCACGCCTCTAGGTGCTCGACCTCGCTTTCGGTAAAGATAGGTATCAATCCCTGTTTCATCAATATAGACAATAGGGATGGTATCAAAGCAGGATAAAACCTCATGATACCGTCTCACTTCCTCCTTATTTTGTTCGATGTAGGTCGTCGTCTTTTTTTAAAGTGATACCGAGTTGCTTGAGAGCTGCCCAAACAGAGGAGATACGGCAGTTAAAGTGTTCTGCTATTTCCCGCAAAAAAGCATCCGGGTGTTGCTCTACATATGCTTCTAATTGATCTAAGGGAATTTTTCGAGACTTGGCAACTCGTGCTTTCCGCTCTAGGTGTCCTTGTTCTGCAAGCTGTTTTTCCCACACATACAACGTATTGGTACTAATACCAAAAACTGCACATGCTTCTTTTTTGGTGTGACCAGCAGTAACGTAGTCTATTACTCGTTTTCTAAAATTCAATTCGTAAGCCATAAACTTATTATAACACATACTGTTTATAAACTAAAGGAGTATAAAACGTGTATTACAAGTGCATAGTGATTTTGTTGGTATAAAAACTATTCGTATCCACGATTTAAGGCACTCACACGCTAGTTTTATGTTGTCGCTTGGTATGAATGACCTTGAAATGCAAAACCGTCTAGGACACGCAGATATTAAGACTACACTAGGGACATACTCTCATTTGCGACCAAATGCCATGAAAGAAGTTGCTAAACGCATGACAGGCCAAGTAGTAGTTACTGAAAACAATGTTAGAAAAAGCAAATTTAGCGGCAATCAACACACTATAAAATTTGACAAGTAACTAATTTTATGTGATAATGATTATGCAAGAACTGTAACGAAGTCTTGGCAAAAACAAAAATACCAGAGCTCCACCTCTGGTATTTTCTTTTGTCCAATATGCAAGTTACCGAACTCAGGTTATTTGTCTTTGTCGCCTTTTTCTATCCACTTTCTGACTATCCACTCAGAAATGACATTACCTGTGATTGTGACAAGTAAAGGTGCTAGAATAACTGTAACGAAGATTAGCAAAAACTCACCTCCAAACTAAGTTCGTTAGTGGAGTTGCGACAAACATTATTATATCATAAACCTTAGCTATTAACACTCCTTTTTGAAGTTTGACTAGCGTAGTCTGTTAAACGAAAAAAGGAGTCCTCAACGTAGTTGATAAAGATTAATCTATTTTTTGTTGTTAAATTGTTGCTAAGGTTAAAATAAAAGCCCATAAAACGTTCATTTCATAGGCTTTTAATAACAATAAACTCTATTCCCACTCAACAGTTGCTGGTGGTTTACTTGTGATATCGTAGACGATGCGGTTGACGTGGTCCACTTCGTTGACGATACGGACTGAGATTTTTTGGAGAACATCCCATGGGATTTTAGCGAAGTCTGCAGTCATGCCGTCAATAGAAGTGATAGCACGGATAGCAATAGTGTAGTCGTAAGTACGACCATCTCCCATAACACCGACAGATCGCACGCCAGTATTTACTGTAAAGTACTGCCAGATGTCACGATCAAGACCTGCTTTTGCGATTTCTTCACGGAGAATAGCATCAGACTCACGGACGGTTTCGAGTTTTTCTTCGGTGATTTCCCCCATGACACGAATGGCAAGTCCTGGACCTGGGAATGGTTGGCGCCAGACGATTTCATCAGGCATGCCAAGCTCCGTTCCCAAAGCACGAACCTCGTCCTTGTAAAGAGTATTGAGCGGTTCAATCAATTTGAACTGCATGTCTTCTGGTAGTCCACCCACATTGTGGTGTGATTTAATGGTTTGGGCAGTATCAGTTCCTGATTCGATAACGTCTGTATAAAGCGTTCCTTGGGCAAGGAATGCAACGTCAGTTAGCTTACTTGCTTCATCATCAAAGACATAGACAAATTCATTTCCGATGATTTTACGTTTTTGCTCAGGGTCAGACACACCTGCTAATTTATCAAGGAAACGTTTAGCAGCATCGGCTTTGACAATGTTCAAGCCAAATTTACCACCTAGCATGTTCATCACTTGATCAGCTTCGCCTTTACGAAGAAGACCGTGATCTACGAAGATACAGATGAGTTGTTCACCGATTGCTTTTTGAAGAAGGACACCAACAACAGATGAGTCAACGCCACCAGAAAGACCAAGAAGGACTTTCTTATCACCCACAGTTTCACGGATTTTCGCAATCTGCATGTCAATGAAGTTGTCCATAGACCAGTCACCTTTGGCACCACAGATGTTGATTGCAAAGTTACGTAAGATATCATTTCCATAAACGGAATGACGAACTTCCGGGTGGAATTGGATACCATAAATCTTCTTGTCTGGATTTTCAATAGCTGCATAAGGGCAATCTGCTGAGGTTCCTGTACGGACAAAGTTGTCAGGAATTTCTGTTACAGCATCACCATGACTCATCAAGACAAGCTGCTCATCAGGCGTCCCTGCAAAAAGAGAAGAAGGAGTATGGGTCAGTTCAGACTGACCGTACTCACGATTTCCCGCATCACCTGCAGGAACAACCTTACCACCTAGTTTGTGGGTAATCAGCTGCATTCCGTAGCAAATTCCCAAAATTGGAATGCCTAATTCAAAAATTTCTGGGTCAATATCAAAAGATCCGTCCTCGTAAACAGAGTTTGGTCCACCTGAGAGAATAATTCCGACAGGATTGATATCACGGACTTCAGCCGCTGAAATCTTGTGGCTCTTGAGCTCAGAAAATACTCCAATCTCACGAATGCGGCGTGAAATCAGCTGATTGTATTGGCTACCGTAGTCTAAAACGATGATTTTTTCAACGTCTTGCAATTCAGTTGTTGTCATCTTTTCCCTTTCTGAAAGTAAATATCTTTTCCCTATTCTAACACAAAAGCTGTTGATTTCCAACTGAAATCACCAAATAATATTTGACCTCTTTCCTTTTTTATCATACAATGAACATAGAAAGAAATTCGTTAGAAAAAGAGGTTTCTATGCAGCCAGCCTATATTCAAATCCATGATCAGATCAAAAAAGACATTGATGAGGAGGTCTGGAAAGTTGGAAAGCGTTTACCAAGCGAGAGAGATTTAGCCGAGCATTTTGGTGTCAGTCGTATGACTCTTCGTCAAGCTGTTTCGCTCCTTGTCGAAGAAGGGGTTTTGGAGCGTCGTGTCGGTAGCGGAACTTTTGTAGCTAGCACACGGGTTCAGGAAAAAATGCGAGGAACAACTAGCTTCACCGAAATCATCAAATCCCAAGGAAAAACTCCCTCTAGCGACTTGATTTCCTATCGAAAAACGATTCCCAGCCAGGAAGAAGTGGAGAAGTTAGGTATTTCTCGTGAGGATACGATTATCCGTATGGAGAGGGTGCGCTATGCAGATCAGATTCCAGTTGTTTATGAGGTGGCGAGCATTCCAGAGAAATTTATCAAAAATTTCAAAAAAGAAGAAATCACCAGCCATTTCTTTCAAACTCTTCAAGAACACGGCTATAAGATTGGCAAATCCCAACAGACTATTTATGCTCGTTTAGCCAAGGAAAAGATTGCCCAGTATTTGCATATCAAGCCCAAGCAGGCTATTTTAGGATTGACACAAATTTCATATTTTGAAGATGGTACTGCCTTTGAATATGTGAAAAGTCAGTATGTCGGAGAGCGATTTGAATTTTATTTGGAAAATAATTAGTTTGCATAATTTTTGTTATGTAAACTTTTTTGTTTCTAAAAATAGCTATACAGCTTTATCCTGTCAAAAAAATTTGGTATAATAGAGACTATGGAAATTGAAAAAACAAATCGGATGAATGCCCTTTTTGAATTTTATGCGGCACTCTTGACCGATAAACAGATGAATTATATCGAGCTGTACTACGCTGATGATTACAGTTTAGCTGAGATTGCGGAGGAATTTCAGGTCAGCCGTCAGGCGGTCTATGACAATATCAAGCGGACTGAGAAGATTTTAGAAGATTATGAGAAGAAATTGCACATGTATTCGGATTACATTGTTCGCAGTCAGATTTTCGATCAAATCTTAGAACGCTATCCAGCAGATGACTTTTTACAAGAGCAAATCAGCATACTCAGTAGCATTGATAATAGAGAATAAAAGGAGAAATTATGGCTTTTGAAAGCTTAACCGAACGTTTACAGAATGTCTTTAAAAACTTACGTCGCAAGGGCAAAATCAGCGAGAGCGATGTCCAAGAGGCAACCAAGGAAATCCGCTTAGCCCTACTTGAAGCAGACGTTGCACTACCAGTCGTCAAGGACTTTATCAAGAAGATCCGCGAGCGTGCAGTTGGTCATGAAGTAATTGAGACCTTGAATCCTGCCCAACAAATCATCAAGATTGTCGATGAAGAGTTGACTGCGATTTTGGGGTCTGATACGGCAGAAATCATCAAGTCTCCCAAAATTCCGACGATTATCATGATGGTCGGTCTGCAAGGGGCTGGTAAAACCACCTTTGCAGGAAAATTGGCAAACAAGCTCAAAAAAGAGGAAGAGGCCCGTCCTTTACTGATTGCGGCAGATATCTACCGTCCAGCAGCGATTGATCAGTTGAAAACCTTGGGGCAACAGATTGACGTGCCTGTCTTTGAATTGGGAACAGGGGTTCCAGCAGTTGAGATTGTCAAGCAGGGGCTAGAAGTTGCCAAACAACACAATAATGACTATGTTTTGATTGATACGGCGGGTCGTTTGCAGATTGACGAAGTGCTGATGAATGAATTACGTGACGTCAAGGCACTTGCTCAGCCAAATGAAATCTTACTCGTAGTTGACGCCATGATTGGTCAGGAAGCAGCTAACGTTGCCCGTGAATTTAACAACCAGTTGGAAGTAACGGGTGTCATCTTGACCAAGATTGACGGGGATACCCGTGGTGGTGCGGCGCTCTCTGTCCGTCAGATTACAGGCAAGCCAATCAAGTTCACAGGTACTGGTGAGAAGATTACGGACATCGAAACCTTCCACCCAGATCGCATGTCTAGCCGTATTCTCGGTATGGGGGACATGCTGACCTTGATTGAGAAGGCTTCTCAAGAATACGATGAGAAGAAGTCGCTTGAACTCGCTGAAAAAATGCGGGAAAATACCTTTGATTTCAATGATTTCATTTCACAGTTAGACCAAGTCCAAAACATGGGACCAATGGAAGATTTGCTTAAGATGATTCCAGGTATGGCAGGCAATCCTGCCCTTGCCAATCTCAAGGTGGACGAGCGTGAAATTGCTCGCAAACGGGCGATTGTATCATCTATGACACCAGCTGAACGTGCAAATCCTGACTTGCTCACGCCAAGCCGTCGCCGTCGTATTGCCAATGGTTCTGGAAACACTTTTGTCGAAGTCAACAAATTCATCAAGGACTTTAACCAAGCTAAAGCAATGATGCAAGGTGTCATGTCTGGTGATATGAACAAGATGATGAAGCAAATGGGGATTAACCCTAACAATCTTCCGAAAAATCTCCCAAACAATATGGACATGTCTGCCCTTGAAGGCATGATGGGTCAAGGTGGAATGCCTGATTTGTCAGCATTAGGAGGCGCTGGTATGCCAGATATGAGCCAGATGTTCGGCGGAGGCCTCAAAGGTAAAATCGGTAAATTTGCCATGGAACAATCCATGAAACGCATGGCCAATAAAATGAAAAAAGCGAAAAAGAAGAGAAAATAGGAATGTTAACAGCAGAATAGGGTCTAAACCATTTGATTTGCTAATACTGAAATAGAAATCATCCATCAGTGTATTATAATAAACTTAAGTGTGAAAAACGTTCTAAAGAACCGTGTTCACAGTTATAAAGGACGAAGGCGTAAACGAGAACATTTTGTTCTATTCAAAAAATTATAAAGCAGGTCTAAAATTTAGATCTGCTTTAAATTGAATTCATAGCACTGGGAGCCCGGGTTCCCCAAAAAAGCTTTAGGTTTCAAAGTAAAAACTAAATATTTCTAAACATTTGCCCTAACATAGTCCAACCCCTTGATAATACTGGAATAGAAGCATAAAGTACATTGAATCAAAAATGTACTTTATTTTTGTTTTGTACATTATTTTAGACCTTAGTAAGGTACATATTGAGAGTAAGTGGTTACAATTTATATAGAAATTCAATTGTACAAATTTAAGTAAAAA
This window contains:
- a CDS encoding type II toxin-antitoxin system Phd/YefM family antitoxin, whose product is MEAVAYSNFRQNLKHYMKQVNEDAEALIVTSRDVEDTIVVLSKRDYDNMQETFRIMSNSYLMDKIKRGDEQFKTRNFHTHELLEVEDND
- a CDS encoding helix-turn-helix transcriptional regulator is translated as MTFFTDKLKTLRKKNKLTQKELAEQIGIKQNSYSDWETGKNEPSLDNIIKLAKIFNITTDELLGQTKFALIDYMPLRDIKLSKIESFSPNELDIFKHSLWIQCIQDKKTLSELQTELIEQHNLNKNQEKILETIVDELLYYIHQK
- a CDS encoding IS110 family transposase; this translates as MLKIVYPNCCGIDVHKTFVVAVIAITNSQGITEYHRKRFSTFTNGLTQLRDWLEYYSCFDVCMESTGKYSIPVFNILEEQTNVCLAHPKYVKAIRGKKTDKKDAQWIADLFKHDLVASSFIPPLKIRQLRDLFRYRMKLTQLQVSEKNRYQNCLTWSNLQIASVVSDVFGKSAQAIITSILDNPEEKPNIEQLVHKRMKDKVQDLEIATEGELTPEQAEKIRVIKAHYDALAICKEDLEAMIRELGKEYQEQVKLIQTVPGFKEELSALRIISEIGDDMTVFDSAGKLCSWAGLVPANNESAGKKYSTRISKGGQYLKPFLVQIANAIVRSDKHPEFRNKYLKLKKRRGHRKAIIAICRRLLVSVYQVLRKQEDYNPVLQGLTEIRNPDKTMSVQDAVRFAQQHGFNVA
- a CDS encoding Rep family protein; the protein is MSRKRIRNRRFLFEQQLKSNYWNWSPEEKKLLDNWQENKDKIFRHIFDCIRHLVEEDEFVEFAIVIHDKDVSYGTKLVEPHVHGYIDFPKLVDLSKVAGALGLERERIETPKSKGGRKYTRINALAYLIHAKDKDKYQYPASDVETFDTLDYESFINQNKEDFEKYSATKKREKSDESLDLVYDKIVRGELTEDDILDDENLRYLWSHNQQKFDEAFKAYGKIASRLTLKAIERGEFQPTILYIHGHSGVGKTSLANELITRISAKAKKVGYNWNRYDAGTKNIFDEYFGEEIILLDDPRYDSLLPSDWLKLLDPLNKSHLSARYKNKLVIGRIIVITNYMSLGDFFGQIPKEDLNQYLRRFHNVIEITKLGYDRQYELSEIRELSVPNSTGYKILNFGEFEVLSSQSKDVFLDDVLEQYIYPRILPKKVKDVTDD
- a CDS encoding DUF3173 family protein, encoding MFVVKKDLMKLGFSSWQAMMLVKQAKAKLASQGLTWYESKGLGRVPLETVEEILGVKIDEETLKDTEVEKHA
- a CDS encoding Arm DNA-binding domain-containing protein gives rise to the protein MPRLPNIYSMQNGTFRASVSLGFDRITGKRIQKLNGFKTQKEAQEWRLRMLADFGKGALSSNSSMTFKKFLEDYFIPDYQSQVRQRTFDMTRSKFKRLAYFENMKLSDILAPHVKQWQNAMFVEGLSNNYIRSVHQILQQVFDLAVRLDMLASNVAKQVGNVKKERPKVDFWTVEEFQRFISTFDKSNIYDLLYFTTFWFFFMTGVRTSELQALEWSKIDFDNGTVLIDCSMYYKNQKEWYITDTKSSSGIRLLYLDEDTLKHLKHWKQAQSQMGECRLVFSLADSPLVKSTL
- a CDS encoding transposase codes for the protein MRRYHEVLSCFDTIPIVYIDETGIDTYLYRKRGRAPRGVKVYDKISGRRFERTSVVAGLVGQDIVAPMIYKESMTSDFFTKWFDKQLLPSLSEPHLIVMDNASFHPKARLDKLAIDKGHYFFPLPPYSPELNPIEHYWANLKHKVRELLRAGKSIYESLKYCL
- a CDS encoding IS630 transposase-related protein — translated: MAYELNFRKRVIDYVTAGHTKKEACAVFGISTNTLYVWEKQLAEQGHLERKARVAKSRKIPLDQLEAYVEQHPDAFLREIAEHFNCRISSVWAALKQLGITLKKDDDLHRTK
- the guaA gene encoding glutamine-hydrolyzing GMP synthase, translated to MTTTELQDVEKIIVLDYGSQYNQLISRRIREIGVFSELKSHKISAAEVRDINPVGIILSGGPNSVYEDGSFDIDPEIFELGIPILGICYGMQLITHKLGGKVVPAGDAGNREYGQSELTHTPSSLFAGTPDEQLVLMSHGDAVTEIPDNFVRTGTSADCPYAAIENPDKKIYGIQFHPEVRHSVYGNDILRNFAINICGAKGDWSMDNFIDMQIAKIRETVGDKKVLLGLSGGVDSSVVGVLLQKAIGEQLICIFVDHGLLRKGEADQVMNMLGGKFGLNIVKADAAKRFLDKLAGVSDPEQKRKIIGNEFVYVFDDEASKLTDVAFLAQGTLYTDVIESGTDTAQTIKSHHNVGGLPEDMQFKLIEPLNTLYKDEVRALGTELGMPDEIVWRQPFPGPGLAIRVMGEITEEKLETVRESDAILREEIAKAGLDRDIWQYFTVNTGVRSVGVMGDGRTYDYTIAIRAITSIDGMTADFAKIPWDVLQKISVRIVNEVDHVNRIVYDITSKPPATVEWE